The following coding sequences lie in one Ictalurus furcatus strain D&B chromosome 7, Billie_1.0, whole genome shotgun sequence genomic window:
- the gpha2 gene encoding glycoprotein hormone alpha-2 has translation MAQRVTPDVLVLVLPIVLLVLLIPFSWSSDGLGPGCHLYPINVTIRSDQRGTCQGARVVYACVGYCDSSAFPSRYSVLLASNFTHNITSVSRCCTISKAIKVKVHVECPEGHRHDNIEILTAKACRCHVCHKARY, from the exons ATGGCTCAGCGCGTGACCCCTGATGTTCTTGTGCTCGTGCTGCCCATAGTGCTGCTGGTGCTGTTGATTCCATTTAGCTGGAGTTCTGACGGACTGGGCCCGGGCTGCCACCTTTAcc CAATTAACGTGACTATCAGGAGTGACCAGAGGGGGACATGTCAAGGAGCCCGTGTGGTGTACGCCTGTGTGGGTTACTGTGACTCTAGTGCATTTCCCTCCCGCTATTCTGTCCTGCTGGCATCTAACTTCACTCATAACATCACCTCTGTTTCACGTTGCTGCACCATCAGTAAAGCCATCAAG GTCAAAGTTCATGTGGAATGCCCTGAAGGCCATCGCCATGACAACATTGAGATCCTAACAGCAAAGGCCTGCCGTTGTCATGTGTGCCACAAGGCACGTTACTAA